Proteins co-encoded in one Arthrobacter sp. ERGS1:01 genomic window:
- a CDS encoding amino acid ABC transporter permease codes for MPMLSQAAPDVSRVAAEALQQRSYKIVRLKHPGQWLAGVVVVVLLALLVKAFADGQIRWDVVGKFLTAEVILRGFANTLLISFLAMILAVGLGTMFAVMRLSTNPVTRFVAWLYVWIFRGTPVLLQLLIWFNIALVFPTLSIPGLWEARTVDVVTPFVAALLGLGINEGAYMTEVVRGGISSVDHGQTEAAQTIGMSRFQTLRRIILPQTMRLIIPPMGNSAIGMLKFSSLATAISYTEMLNAAQQVYFVNGAVIELLLVCAVWYLLGTTVLNIFQFYIERHYGRGVAHGGGRAKFKFNFGFSRTARAAAVEEK; via the coding sequence ATGCCAATGCTTTCTCAAGCAGCCCCCGACGTCTCGCGCGTCGCAGCGGAGGCTTTGCAGCAGCGAAGCTACAAGATTGTTCGGCTGAAACACCCGGGACAGTGGCTGGCCGGAGTGGTCGTCGTCGTTCTCCTGGCACTTTTGGTCAAGGCCTTTGCCGACGGCCAGATCCGCTGGGACGTGGTGGGCAAGTTCCTCACGGCCGAGGTGATCCTGCGCGGCTTTGCCAACACCCTGCTCATCTCGTTCCTGGCCATGATCCTGGCCGTGGGGCTCGGCACCATGTTCGCCGTGATGCGCCTGTCCACCAACCCGGTGACCCGGTTCGTGGCGTGGCTGTACGTGTGGATCTTCCGTGGAACGCCGGTGCTGCTGCAGCTGCTGATCTGGTTCAACATCGCCCTGGTCTTCCCCACGCTTTCCATCCCGGGGCTGTGGGAGGCCCGCACGGTGGACGTGGTCACCCCGTTCGTGGCCGCCCTGCTGGGCCTGGGCATCAACGAGGGCGCCTACATGACCGAGGTGGTCCGCGGCGGCATCAGCTCCGTGGACCATGGCCAAACCGAGGCCGCGCAGACCATCGGCATGTCCCGCTTCCAGACGCTGCGCCGGATCATCCTGCCGCAGACCATGCGCCTGATCATCCCGCCCATGGGCAACTCCGCCATCGGCATGCTCAAGTTCTCCTCCCTGGCCACCGCCATCTCCTACACGGAAATGCTCAACGCCGCGCAGCAGGTCTACTTCGTCAATGGCGCCGTCATTGAACTGCTGCTGGTCTGTGCCGTCTGGTACCTGCTGGGCACCACGGTGCTGAACATCTTCCAGTTCTACATCGAACGGCACTACGGCCGGGGCGTGGCCCACGGCGGCGGCCGGGCAAAATTCAAGTTCAACTTTGGTTTCTCACGTACGGCACGCGCCGCGGCAGTGGAGGAGAAGTGA
- a CDS encoding ABC1 kinase family protein gives MASVQGARADPVPGARDTRARYRRILRFAAWHLAVTWWFELALPRFGLRRIADRNRSKRMRRFAQRFHVLAVELGGLMIKVGQFMSSRLDVLPPEITAELEGLQDEVPPVPFPAIRALAESEFGAPLEAVFASVEEIPIAAASLGQAHRAQLLPGNAADVGLSNVVVKVQRPGINAIVDVDLAALRKVGGWLSRIRIVSSRADVPALVKEFAATSLEEIDYLHEAASAERFAADFDDDGRVAVPVVVWERTTRRVLTLEDVTAIKITDAQALRAAGIDPAEVAPVFASVMFDQLFTNGFFHADPHPGNIFITPVSDASAEHPWKLTFIDFGMMGEVPPKTRSGLRKLLIAAAARDGKGLVAAISDIGVLVPTADTAALERAMTHLFGRFGGMGFAELRDVDPREFRDFGLEFGDVVRSLPFQLPENFLLIIRAMSLTSGVCSSLDPKFNLWDSVEPYAAQLLRDERGNLVKDLGSQVLDVASVALRLPKRLDGLLTRIDEGSLQVANPRLERQLARLNRTARRAVAALIFGAVLIAGAVVRGSDLVLGNVLMIGSVLPLLYGLWAGRRRR, from the coding sequence GTGGCATCGGTTCAAGGCGCCCGGGCGGATCCGGTGCCCGGGGCGCGGGACACCCGTGCCCGGTACCGCCGGATCCTGCGCTTTGCCGCGTGGCATCTGGCGGTGACCTGGTGGTTTGAGCTGGCCCTGCCACGCTTCGGGCTGCGCAGGATTGCCGATCGCAACCGGTCCAAGCGGATGCGCCGCTTCGCGCAGCGCTTCCATGTGCTGGCGGTGGAACTGGGTGGGCTGATGATCAAGGTGGGCCAGTTCATGTCGTCCCGGCTCGACGTGCTCCCGCCGGAAATCACCGCCGAACTCGAAGGGCTGCAGGACGAGGTGCCGCCCGTGCCGTTCCCCGCGATCCGGGCCCTGGCCGAATCGGAGTTCGGTGCTCCGCTGGAGGCGGTGTTCGCCTCGGTCGAGGAGATCCCGATCGCCGCCGCGTCCCTGGGGCAGGCGCACCGGGCCCAGCTCCTTCCCGGCAATGCCGCCGACGTCGGCCTCAGCAACGTGGTGGTGAAGGTGCAGCGGCCGGGCATCAACGCAATTGTCGACGTCGACCTGGCCGCGCTGCGCAAGGTGGGCGGCTGGCTCAGCCGCATCCGCATTGTGTCCTCGCGCGCCGACGTGCCCGCCCTGGTCAAGGAGTTTGCGGCGACGAGCCTCGAGGAGATCGACTACCTGCATGAGGCGGCGAGTGCGGAGCGCTTTGCCGCCGACTTCGACGACGACGGCCGGGTGGCCGTGCCCGTCGTCGTCTGGGAGCGAACCACCCGCCGCGTGCTGACCCTGGAAGATGTCACGGCCATCAAGATCACGGATGCGCAGGCGCTGCGGGCCGCGGGGATCGACCCGGCGGAAGTGGCTCCGGTGTTCGCGTCGGTCATGTTCGACCAGTTGTTCACGAACGGTTTTTTTCATGCCGATCCGCATCCGGGCAATATCTTCATCACCCCTGTTTCCGATGCATCGGCGGAGCATCCGTGGAAGCTGACGTTCATCGACTTTGGCATGATGGGCGAGGTGCCGCCCAAGACCCGCAGCGGGCTGCGAAAGCTGCTGATCGCCGCCGCAGCGCGTGACGGCAAGGGCCTGGTGGCCGCCATCAGCGACATTGGCGTGCTGGTGCCGACGGCGGACACCGCCGCGTTGGAGCGGGCCATGACGCACCTCTTTGGCCGATTTGGCGGGATGGGTTTCGCCGAACTGCGCGACGTGGACCCGCGGGAGTTCCGCGATTTTGGGTTGGAGTTCGGCGATGTGGTCCGCTCGCTGCCGTTCCAGCTGCCGGAGAACTTCCTGCTCATCATCCGCGCCATGTCCCTGACCTCGGGCGTGTGCAGTTCACTGGACCCCAAATTTAACCTGTGGGACTCGGTGGAGCCATACGCGGCGCAGCTGCTGCGCGATGAGCGCGGCAACCTTGTGAAGGATCTGGGCTCTCAAGTGCTTGACGTCGCTTCGGTTGCCTTGCGTCTGCCGAAACGCCTGGACGGACTGCTTACCCGGATCGATGAGGGTTCGCTGCAGGTGGCCAACCCACGCCTGGAGCGGCAGCTGGCCCGGTTGAACCGCACGGCCCGGCGAGCGGTCGCCGCGCTGATCTTCGGCGCCGTGCTCATCGCGGGCGCCGTGGTCCGGGGGAGTGACCTGGTGCTCGGCAACGTGCTGATGATCGGCTCGGTGCTTCCGCTGCTCTACGGGCTGTGGGCGGGGCGCCGGCGGCGCTAA
- a CDS encoding PadR family transcriptional regulator, whose amino-acid sequence MHDSFPAGGFMGNNLDGVWQAVEEFRTRFDKRSGTRAGRGELRTAVLALLAEQPMHGYQIIREIEERSGGNWKPSAGSVYPTLQLLADEGLILAEESNGRKIYSLTDAGREEAATAEASAPWDPAGPTSGKGFAALPKAGMELAQAAAQVGRTGTSKQVEEAVAVLDEARRRLYAILAQD is encoded by the coding sequence ATGCATGATTCATTCCCCGCAGGCGGATTCATGGGCAACAACCTGGACGGCGTTTGGCAGGCCGTTGAGGAGTTCCGGACCCGGTTCGACAAGCGCTCCGGCACCCGGGCGGGCCGGGGCGAGCTGCGGACGGCGGTGCTGGCCCTGCTCGCGGAGCAGCCCATGCACGGCTACCAGATCATCCGGGAGATCGAGGAGCGCAGCGGCGGCAACTGGAAACCCAGCGCCGGCTCCGTCTACCCAACCCTGCAGTTGCTGGCCGACGAGGGACTCATCCTGGCCGAGGAATCCAACGGCCGCAAGATCTACTCGCTGACCGACGCCGGCCGCGAGGAAGCCGCGACAGCCGAGGCGTCCGCGCCCTGGGACCCGGCCGGTCCGACGTCGGGCAAGGGGTTCGCCGCCCTGCCCAAGGCCGGGATGGAGCTGGCCCAGGCGGCGGCGCAGGTGGGCCGCACAGGAACGTCGAAGCAGGTGGAGGAGGCAGTGGCGGTGCTCGATGAGGCACGGCGCCGGCTGTACGCGATCCTCGCCCAGGACTGA
- a CDS encoding glycerophosphoryl diester phosphodiesterase membrane domain-containing protein: MSFDVAPTAPARTQVMRSFAAAWSLLRRRLLLVIVATVATQGVYAWAVLPLVLLLFQAALGVAGVDGLSQASLPGLLGNPLALLTLILAVLLATFFALLEICVFTVIAQLCFRGEAPSMPAILRGLAGIGRRAMSWQIVLFAGYALLVIPLSHVGVGSALTSHIAIPKFVSGEITKTVPGSIGYAAIVVVLVYLGLRLAGTPAALSGGQGTVLRAMRRSMALTKRTQIYIALVVLAVGAAAVVVFFVAALLGTVPVALAPNATTGSHVAGSMLAVLTLVQFIGTGIAAAFLAFFFVALLHGGRVSPSYRVPVRDRASRVAAGVVLTLFVLLAAPPTVYATMAAQPSAAPLVIAHRGYTAGGVENTIQSLRAAAAAGADVVEMDIQETADQKFVVIHDVGLQRLAGDPRSVYQLTQAEAAGIVVRQGGFSGHIPTLEEYLKTADELGIRVLVEVKPHGHEAPGFAQRVVDVMDRLDPQHRHMIQSLNTGVVDAIVRADPTRAVVLVTGFQIGNAPRTTTGGVAIEDWSYSDEMLVSLHNQGKKLFVWTINDPTLISDYLGRGVDGIITDSVAEAITTRHLNETIKNSVSRYLDSAIRQIKPQ, from the coding sequence ATGTCTTTTGATGTTGCGCCCACCGCTCCAGCGCGAACCCAGGTGATGCGGTCCTTCGCGGCAGCGTGGAGCCTGCTACGGCGCCGGCTGCTCCTGGTCATCGTGGCCACCGTGGCAACGCAGGGCGTCTATGCCTGGGCGGTGCTGCCGCTGGTCCTGCTGCTTTTCCAGGCCGCGCTCGGGGTGGCCGGCGTCGACGGGCTGAGCCAGGCGAGCCTGCCCGGCCTGCTCGGCAATCCGCTCGCACTGCTGACGCTGATCCTGGCCGTTCTGCTGGCCACGTTTTTCGCGTTGCTGGAAATTTGCGTCTTCACGGTCATTGCCCAACTCTGCTTCCGTGGAGAAGCACCCTCGATGCCGGCCATCCTCCGCGGCTTGGCCGGGATCGGGCGACGCGCCATGAGCTGGCAGATCGTCCTGTTCGCCGGCTATGCACTCCTGGTCATTCCGCTGTCCCACGTGGGCGTCGGATCGGCGCTGACGTCCCATATCGCCATTCCAAAGTTCGTCAGCGGCGAGATCACCAAGACCGTTCCGGGCTCCATCGGCTACGCCGCAATCGTCGTTGTCCTTGTCTATCTGGGCCTGCGGCTGGCAGGGACGCCGGCGGCGCTCAGCGGCGGGCAGGGCACCGTCCTGCGGGCCATGCGGCGGAGCATGGCGTTGACGAAGCGCACGCAGATCTACATTGCCTTGGTGGTCCTCGCGGTGGGCGCGGCCGCCGTCGTGGTGTTCTTTGTTGCCGCACTGCTTGGCACGGTGCCGGTGGCCCTTGCGCCGAACGCCACCACAGGCAGCCACGTCGCGGGGAGCATGCTGGCGGTCCTCACCCTCGTGCAGTTCATCGGCACTGGGATTGCGGCTGCGTTCCTCGCATTCTTCTTTGTGGCCCTGCTGCACGGTGGCCGGGTGTCGCCGTCGTACAGGGTGCCCGTGCGCGACAGGGCTTCACGGGTGGCGGCGGGAGTGGTCCTCACGCTCTTCGTGCTCCTTGCCGCCCCGCCGACCGTCTACGCGACCATGGCCGCGCAACCGTCTGCGGCCCCGCTCGTCATCGCGCACCGCGGCTACACCGCCGGCGGCGTCGAGAACACCATCCAGTCGCTCCGTGCGGCGGCGGCCGCGGGGGCCGACGTCGTCGAGATGGACATCCAGGAGACGGCGGACCAAAAGTTTGTGGTGATCCACGACGTCGGCCTGCAGCGCCTGGCCGGGGATCCGCGCAGCGTGTACCAACTCACCCAGGCCGAGGCGGCGGGCATCGTGGTCAGGCAGGGCGGGTTCAGCGGTCATATCCCCACCCTTGAGGAATATCTGAAGACGGCCGACGAGCTCGGGATCCGCGTATTGGTCGAGGTGAAGCCGCACGGCCACGAGGCTCCGGGCTTCGCGCAGCGTGTTGTTGACGTGATGGACCGCCTGGATCCCCAGCACCGGCACATGATCCAATCGCTGAACACGGGCGTCGTGGATGCGATCGTCAGGGCCGACCCCACCCGCGCCGTCGTCCTCGTGACCGGTTTCCAGATCGGCAATGCGCCGCGGACCACGACGGGCGGCGTCGCCATCGAGGACTGGTCCTACTCCGACGAGATGCTGGTCAGCCTCCACAACCAGGGAAAGAAGCTGTTCGTCTGGACCATCAACGACCCCACCCTCATCAGCGATTACCTGGGCCGGGGCGTGGATGGGATCATCACGGACAGCGTCGCCGAGGCCATCACGACCCGCCATCTCAATGAGACCATCAAGAACTCTGTATCCCGGTACCTCGACAGTGCCATCAGGCAGATCAAACCGCAGTAA